In one window of Macadamia integrifolia cultivar HAES 741 chromosome 2, SCU_Mint_v3, whole genome shotgun sequence DNA:
- the LOC122072132 gene encoding putative germin-like protein 2-1, which produces MDTHFHFLFALIFLALATPIAFANDPSPLQDTCVAVNDSKYGVFVNGKFCKNPKLATADDFFFAGLDIYGNTSNRLGLAVNPVTVDQLPGLNTLGLSMSRLDFAPYGLNPPHIHPRGTEIITVLEGTLYVGFVTSNPDNRLITKVLNKGDVFVFPIGLIHFKYNKWKTNAVAIAFLNSQSAGVITIANAVFGSKPSISDDVLAKAFQLDKKVVDYLQAQSWGDN; this is translated from the exons ATGGATACCCATTTCCATTTCCTTTTTGCTCTTATATTCTTAGCTTTGGCTACTCCCATTGCCTTTGCCAATGATCCTAGTCCCCTGCAGGACACTTGTGTTGCTGTAAATGACTCAAAATATGGAG TTTTCGTGAATGGAAAATTCTGCAAGAACCCAAAACTTGCCACAGCCGATGATTTCTTCTTTGCGGGGCTTGACATCTATGGGAACACCTCGAATAGACTTGGGTTGGCAGTAAATCCGGTGACTGTAGACCAGCTACCTGGACTCAACACACTAGGCCTATCCATGAGTCGCTTAGACTTTGCACCATATGGTCTCAACCCTCCACACATACACCCTCGAGGCACAGAGATAATAACAGTCCTGGAGGGTACTTTATATGTTGGCTTTGTAACCTCCAACCCTGATAATCGACTCATCACCAAAGTCCTTAACAAGGGAGATGTGTTTGTGTTCCCCATAGGACTCATTCATTTCAAATACAATAAATGGAAAACCAATGCTGTTGCCATTGCATTTTTAAATAGTCAGAGTGCTGGTGTGATCACCATCGCAAATGCTGTCTTCGGATCGAAGCCTTCAATATCGGATGATGTTCTTGCCAAAGCCTTCCAACTTGACAAAAAAGTAGTTGATTATCTTCAAGCTCAATCTTGGGGGGACAATTAG